From a region of the Trichoderma atroviride chromosome 6, complete sequence genome:
- a CDS encoding uncharacterized protein (SECRETED:SignalP(1-20)), translating into MTFLSAYGFWLGLLSSGTKFLTLSLGTGSKGIVPLGWQKKAIEYRGAELVSPCTLLA; encoded by the coding sequence ATGACCTTTCTCTCAGCATACGGGTTCTGGTTGGGATTGCTCTCATCCGGCACAAAGTTTCTCACCCTATCACTCGGCACAGGCTCCAAGGGTATAGTTCCTTTAGGGtggcagaagaaggcaatcGAATACCGCGGCGCGGAGCTCGTTTCGCCTTGCACGCTGCTCGCCTGA
- a CDS encoding uncharacterized protein (EggNog:ENOG41) produces MASFTSKISEETSLVAASTEPLRCQRSCLMPPVEEKHACTINTDNRGWSGMHSETLDPKNQKVGDFKEAFNFGEFVDGKAQQPLPPTIASDEPQIHAFADSCHKLCKKLLHLLGIGLGVGDFFSSAHGTNGESASILRLLRYPPPEQTSRSSDDIRAGAHSDYGSITLLFRLKGQAGLELQKKDGTWAPVPVCPPGSENDPSPPYSDQHWRLALLLDQRAV; encoded by the exons ATGGCTTCATTTACATCAAAAATCTCGGAAGAGACATCTCTAGTAGCAGCATCGACGGAGCCTTTGCGCTG TCAAAGAAGCTGTTTAATGCCCCCCGTAGAAGAGAAACATGCCTGCACCATCAACACAGACAATCGCGGCTGGTCTGGCATGCACTCGGAGACTCTGGATCCCAAGAACCAAAAA GTTGGAGACTTCAAAGA AGCTTTCAACTTTGGGGAATTCGTCGACGGAAaggcccagcagcctctcccTCCCACCATAGCTAGCGACGAGCCTCAGATTCATGCATTTGCAGACTCTTGCCACAAGCTCTGCAAGAAACTGCTACATCTCCTCGGAATAGGCCTCGGC GTTGgcgacttcttctcctcagccCACGGCACAAACGGCGAATCCGCTTCCATCCTGCGTCTTCTCCGCTACCCACCCCCCGAACAAACTTCCCGCTCCAGCGATGACATCCGTGCCGGCGCACACTCCGACTACGGCTCCATCACGCTGCTCTTCCGGCTAAAAGGCCAAGCCGGCCTGGAACTCCAGAAGAAGGACGGCACTTGGGCCCCCGTGCCCGTCTGCCCGCCTGGCTCAGAAAATGACCCCAGCCCCCCCTATTCTGATCAACATTGGAGACTTGCTCTCTTACTGGACCAACGGGCTGTTTAG
- a CDS encoding uncharacterized protein (EggNog:ENOG41~BUSCO:EOG092D0S5N) — protein MPYLVEDSWINGQASTYNISDLEDCTIAIDASYFLSLLLDNDPSRESLLPALGGLTGIHYHIHRHLDLWEKHRITPFFIFDGQSLVGQDEVTLTRARAANQRMDQAWTLYLQTEGNESVNVFKENPEVFRLQNLYPLFQSILKERELHFLVPPYNASAQLAYFEMIDSDLCAGIMGPQELLLYPINESVIRNFDWDAGTVTAISKKRVMRALGVNESMFIDAMLMTGTSFLPTFPPLQDTSIYPSPFTIAEAVNILRTSDKAVVSACASFNDILQAKDPNWLDKYRKARMAVHHFIYIAESGEVTVHDFDQLTQDNHEYLGLQMPAELFHYLNTGLIGARILNGITHGQILVLPTLDGTASDEYKKLVTSQILPIKEQALGLIIPRIHRGIGHKDITMKVWFDPNYSYTFNHRSTQPPPSQRVATWDVKEKDLRHFYPADFAGPVYLEVLALANQDFVAKTISREKPIRGIDSTDMVVSIAIWRFLHLRGYVDDSHKLTNWGNALATTLLAIKDAREDEPDVPGIDEAALLAFELLRFGLLSGKYVAGAPGMPRKGTDDEKSSLILISQCASLLKLRHKECGYTGPLNKHLTGFRGLSTTVRETDRDLIEAIVASMFMYGQCKRERADQLEISQKLPFSQEPDIALGIATFTFFEEDEPSNSKEERGLRLDSFSTPFVPHSEAFPEDLRIALDFVRALNQGVKTLDAASLPPNEKSVWTKAQDYITARPFTFDG, from the exons ATGCCTT ACCTTGTGGAGGATTCCTGGATCAATGGCCAGGCAAG CACCTACAACATTTCCGACCTTGAAGACTGCACCATTGCTATCGATGCTTCTTACTTCCTGAGTCTTCTTCTAGACAACGACCCTTCTCGCGAGTCTTTGCTTCCTGCACTCGGGGGCTTGACGGGCATCCATTATCATATCCACCGACATCTTGACCTCTGGGAGAAGCATCGGATCACCccctttttcatctttgatggCCAATCCTTAGTTGGACAAGATGAGGTCACTTTGACGCGCGCTAGAGCTGCAAATCAGAGGATGGATCAGGCATGGACGCTGTACTTGCAAACCGAGGGCAATGAAAGTGTCAATGTCTTCAAGGAGAACCCAG AGGTGTTTCGTCTTCAGAATTTATACCCTCTCTTTCAGAGTATcttgaaagaaagagaacTGCACTTTTTGGTCCCTCCCTACAACGCGTCTGCTCAG CTTGCTTATTTCGAAATGATTGATTCGGATCTATGCGCCGGCATCATGGGGCCTCAGGAGTTGCTTCTATACCCTATCAACGAGTCGGTCATTCGCAACTTTGACTGGGATGCTGGAACTGTGACCGCCATCTCAAAGAAGAGGGTCATGCGTGCACTTGGAGTCAACGAATCCATGTTCATCGACGCTATGCTCATGACAGGGACGTCGTTTCTCCCTACATTTCCGCCGCTGCAGGACACCTCCATTTACCCATCCCCCTTCACCATTGCGGAGGCAGTCAACATCCTGCGGACCTCAGATAAGGCTGTTGTTAGCGCTTGCGCCTCCTTCAATGACATCTTGCAAGCAAAGGACCCCAACTGGCTAGACAAGTATCGCAAAGCCAGAATGGCAGTCCATCACTTCATCTACATCGCTGAGAGTGGCGAGGTCACGGTTCACGACTTCGACCAGCTCACACAAGACAATCACGAATACCTCGGTCTCCAGATGCCCGCAGAGCTATTTCACTATCTTAACACGGGTCTAATCGGTGCTCGTATCTTGAACGGAATAACACACGGGCAGATTCTTGTCTTACCGACCCTGGATGGCACTGCTTCTGACGAATACAAGAAGCTTGTGACTAGCCAAATTCTTCCCATCAAAGAGCAAGCCCTCGGCCTCATCATTCCAAGAATTCACAGGGGAATTGGCCACAAGGACATCACGATGAAGGTTTGGTTCGATCCGAATTACTCTTATACTTTCAATCATCGCTCCACCCAGCCACCCCCATCTCAACGGGTAGCAACCTGGGATGTCAAGGAGAAAGACTTGCGTCACTTTTACCCAGCAGATTTTGCTGGCCCAGTGTACTTGGAGGTGCTTGCGCTTGCAAACCAGGACTTTGTTGCGAAAACAATTTCTAGAGAGAAGCCCATCCGCGGCATCGATAGCACTGACATGGTGGTATCAATCGCCATCTGGCGCTTTCTCCACCTCAGGGGTTATGTTGACGACTCTCACAAGCTGACGAATTGGGGAAATGCCCTGGCAACTACGCTTCTTGCCATCAAAGACGCAAGGGAAGATGAGCCTGATGTACCAGGCATCGATGAAGCTGCTTTGTTGGCGTTTGAATTATTGCGTTTTGGACTTTTGAGCGGCAAATATGTTGCAGGCGCGCCTGGTATGCCCCGGAAGGGAACAGATGACGAAAAGTCGAGTTTGATTCTCATTAGCCAATGCGCTTCATTGTTGAAGTTGAGACACAAAGAGTGTGGATACACCGGACCTTTGAACAAGCATTTAACGGGATTCCGCGGGCTGTCGACAACGGTTCGCGAAACTGACAGAGACTTGATCGAAGCAATTGTGGCGTCCATGTTCATGTATGGCCAGTGCAAGCGCGAAAGGGCTGATCAGCTAGAAATCAGTCAGAA GCTTCCTTTCTCACAAGAGCCGGATATTGCACTCGGCATCGCCACTTTCACCTTCTTTGAGGAAGACGAGCCCTCAAACAGTAAAGAAGAGCGAGGTCTTCGGCTGGACAGTTTCTCAACACCATTCGTACCACACTCGGAGGCATTCCCTGAAGATCTCCGCATCGCCCTTGACTTCGTTCGCGCCCTCAATCAAGGTGTGAAGACGCTGGATGCAGCCTCACTACCGCCAAATGAGAAATCGGTCTGGACAAAAGCCCAAGATTACATCACTGCCAGGCCATTTACATTCGATGGTTAA
- a CDS encoding uncharacterized protein (EggNog:ENOG41~TransMembrane:1 (o20-42i)): MPPAWWQRPPFLRTSVSRPTWARPPLLASPAILGVAGSILTIEARHQSSIRVFSKQEAVPQGFDAPLGPKAVFSLAAPFIASCPSGSNLKLTAFPTLSLASATAPTTVNSVLKLQSSASAGGKFCAFTSGGVNPGGTMFTPFTEADGCKVPEGVAGITYLSLSSSAPLTGALTDDITVAGPIAITVS; encoded by the coding sequence ATGCCGCCGGCATGGTGGCAACGGCCGCCATTCTTGAGAACGTCGGTATCTCGGCCTACCTGGGCGCGGCCCCCCCTGCTGGCATCCCCGGCCATTCTTGGTGTTGCTGGCTCGATTCTCACCATTGAGGCTCGTCACCAGAGCTCCATCCGTGTCTTTAGCAAGCAGGAGGCCGTGCCTCAAGGCTTCGACGCCCCCCTCGGCCCCAAGGcagtcttctctctcgctgctccaTTCATCGCGTCTTGCCCAAGCGGCTCAAACCTCAAGCTCACTGCCTTCCCTACGCTTAGCTTGGCGAGCGCCACCGCTCCCACGACCGTCAACTCGGTCCTGAAGCTCCaatcctctgcctctgccggcGGCAAGTTCTGCGCCTTTACCTCTGGTGGCGTCAACCCCGGCGGCACAATGTTTACTCCCTTCACCGAAGCCGACGGCTGCAAGGTGCCTGAGGGAGTTGCCGGCATCACCTATCTCTCGCTGTCCAGCTCGGCTCCTTTGACAGGTGCTCTGACGGACGATATTACTGTTGCTGGTCCTATTGCCATTACGGTCTCATAG
- a CDS encoding uncharacterized protein (BUSCO:EOG092D3HBU) has product MSNSPPPRRRSQLLSSPENGLLSNFLNDGRNNELNHLSALDAAQVEHKRVREAAIRVFELHELREEHERILELERKEQERLRAEAAIVEEERRLRELRAKTVPKLPPEPTPAPPKKVEPTPAPRPEPPKPQEPVKQPTSEIKQQPTANVAAPQVNGILGGQNKPATNNAFASPTQAISAPKPEQRLAPPPLASGAVQAPAAQSPAANSISAQKNALAGRYVEIHKELKRLRQVLQAEAKVPGSPLKGKMGTFRREIRVSIGQLTGGKGANAQPIQKITTALKESLEGRVPSAPIEVSRFIVGQRQPVEGALNNDNTLPSLFIYLLNICAKGIISQFINECSANPKAADPIGVFTAHIFSQKDFLWRGESLIDILMAKFRVVCPVLFGLRGSDRTERGRLAIGWKKDGPGYVTEQTHNDRMTGLGAGFASISLRDFSKTSKANPYPPVNYWKALAGIVNSPPE; this is encoded by the exons ATGTCCAATTCTCCCCctccgaggaggaggagccaATTGTTATCGAGTCCTGAGAACGGCCTACTATCCAACTTTCTCAATGACGGTCGGAATAACGAGCTGAACCATCTGAGTGCTCTCGATGCCGCTCAGGTAGAGCATAAGCGCGTACGAGAAGCGGCCATTCGGGTTTTTGAGCTCCATGAGCTTCGAGAAGAACATGAACGGATTCTAGAGTTGGAGCGCAAGGAGCAGGAGAGATTACGAGCGGAGGCGGCCatagtggaagaagagcgaaggCTTCGAGAGCTCAGGGCCAAGACGGTGCCAAAACTTCCTCCAGAGCCTACGCCGGCGCCTCCCAAGAAGGTAGAGCCAACACCAGCTCCTCGGCCAGAGCCTCCAAAACCCCAAGAGCCTGTTAAACAACCAACCTCGGAAATCAAACAACAGCCCACAGCAAACGTAGCTGCCCCGCAAGTGAATGGGATTTTGGGAGGACAAAATAAACCAGCCACGAATAATGCCTTTGCATCTCCCACTCAAGCAATTAGCGCGCCGAAACCCGAGCAACGCTTAGCACCACCTCCATTGGCATCAGGCGCGGTCcaggctccagcagcacagTCTCCAGCGGCCAATTCTATATCAGCACAAAAGAATGCCCTGGCAGGACGATATGTCGAAATTCACAAGGAACTAAAGAGGCTGCGGCAGGTGCTGCAGGCTGAAGCAAAGGTGCCTGGGTCACCTCTTAAAGGCAAGATGGGAACCTTTCGAAGAGAGATCCGAGTATCTATTGGACAGCTTACCGGTGGAAAAGGCGCCAACGCGCAACCA ATTCAAAAAATCACAACGGCCTTGAAGGAGTCTCTTGAGGGAAGAGTCCCCAGCGCTCCCATCGAAGTAAGCAGATTCATCGTAGGACAGCGACAGCCAGTCGAAGGCGCCTTGAACAACGACAACACGCtgccttctctcttcatctaccTCTTAAATATCTGCGCCAagggcatcatcagccaatTCATCAACGAGTGCAGCGCCAATCCCAAAGCTGCAGATCCAATTGGCGTTTTTACCGCACATATATTTTCTCAGAAAGACTTTCTATGGCGCGGCGAATCACTAATTGACATCCTCATGGCCAAGTTCCGAGTCGTATGCCCAGTCTTATTTGGCCTCAGGGGAAGTGACAGGACCGAAAGGGGCAGATTAGCCATAGGATGGAAAAAAGATGGCCCTGGCTACGTCACCGAGCAGACTCACAACGACAGAATGACTGGTCTGGGCGCTGGGTTCGCTTCGATTTCTCTTCGCGACTTTAGCAAGACGTCCAAGGCGAATCCATATCCTCCGGTCAACTACTGGAAGGCTCTGGCTGGCATTGTCAACTCACCCCCCGAATGA
- a CDS encoding uncharacterized protein (BUSCO:EOG092D45SG~TransMembrane:1 (i222-243o)), with translation MMSSTNEEDPFLQVQQDVLSQISSIRPLFASYLRIRSLASSHTSPELTSARTELETALSSLAEDLADLVASVQAIESNPSQFGISDHEASRRKRLVQEVGAEIQDMREELNKNIANTGGGGGGDLPDPSSFAIGDGDGGGDAYTEFEQQQQVEIMQEQDRHLDGVFHTVGNLRRQADDMGRELEEQNEMLEVVDDLADRVGNRLQTGMAKLQYVMRKNEDRLSSCCIGVLIFVLILLLVLLLIL, from the exons ATGATGTCCTCAACAAACGAGGAGGACCCCTTCCTCCAAGTCCAACA AGATGTCCTCAGCCAAATTTCGTCCATCCGGCCGCTCTTCGCCTCCTACCTTCGCATCCGCTCCCTCGCTTCCTCGCACACCTCCCCAGAACTGACATCCGCGCGCACCGAGCTCGAAACAGCGCTGTCCTCCCTCGCAGAAGACCTCGCCGACCTCGTGGCCTCTGTCCAAGCCATCGAGTCCAACCCCTCCCAGTTCGGCATCTCCGACCATGAGGCCTCTCGCCGGAAGCGTCTCGTCCAGGAAGTCGGCGCCGAGATCCAGGACATGCGCGAGGAGCTCAACAAGAACATTGCAAACACAGGTGGGGGTGGAGGCGGCGACTTGCCGGACCCGAGCTCCTTTGCGattggcgacggcgacggcggcggcgatgcgTACACTGAgtttgagcagcagcagcaggtggAGATTATGCAGGAGCAAGACAGACATCTTGACGGCGTGTTTCATACCGTTGGTAACCTGCGCCGTCAGGCGGACGATATGGGCCGAGAGCTAGAAGAGCAAAATGAGATGTTGGAAGTGGTAGATGACTTGGCGGACCGGGTAGGCAACCGACTGCAGACTGGTATGGCCAAACTGCAGTATGTGATGCGCAAGAATGAAGATCGGCTGAGCAGCTGTTGCATCGGAGTTTTGATCTTCGTTTTGATACTACTACTGGTTCTGTTATTGATCTTGTAA
- a CDS encoding uncharacterized protein (EggNog:ENOG41~TransMembrane:1 (o537-555i)): MIPSRPLPCSEEFSTPQEYIEALLEFVQNTEIFQIFCGGVHILDFFTSDPGIFHSALPEEWKEFLLSYDTMKLLDLFLRDDLDSLSFEEGQEPPESLLDYARALRRFSLRREFAPRQQKLPVLPRSVSVGMKPKKIHEVVNFADYVDTLSEDISKQTGSEISHFVDFGSGQNYLGRALASEPYNRHVVAVEGRDHNVTAAKVYDLTSKLAVRPKMMRNKKMWVKAQETLTPEQQRDQDAIRAAVQEVEGANNFEFQPMNVQEVEYVAEEGKGGVQYISGRLDSGDLAEVIESIEHKNTNGESGKDLSLMAVSIHSCGNLSHFGIRSLVMNPDIRAVAIVGCCYNLMTEKLGPPTYKQAYLRPSLQALNGRIVRESEKRDPQGFPMSQQFSSYKDNGIRLNITARMMACQAPQNWTRIESDGFFTRHFFRAVLQRIFLDRGVVSRVWHDGNGDGQDDNKEKQATPFNMSTNPVVIGSLRKSCYASFKAYVRGAVEKLTTSTEYKQYAAVMNEKMAGITDEEIQGYEALYLPRKKEVCVIWSLMALSAAVVESLIVADRWTFLKEHKDVVKDAWVETVFDYGESPRNLVVVGIKK, from the coding sequence ATGATACCCTCTCGGCCGCTACCATGCAGCGAGGAGTTTTCCACTCCGCAAGAGTACATCGAAGCTCTTTTGGAATTCGTACAAAACACGGAGATATTCCAAATCTTCTGCGGCGGCGTTCATATCCTCGACTTCTTCACCTCAGACCCGGGTATTTTTCACTCGGCCCTACCTGAAGAATGGAAAGAGTTTCTGTTATCGTATGATACGATGAAGCTGCTTGATCTTTTTCTGAGAGATGATTTGGACAGTCTTAGTTTTGAAGAGGGCCAGGAACCGCCAGAGAGTCTGCTTGATTATGCCAGAGCGCTGAGAAGATTCTCGCTGAGGAGGGAATTCGCGCCGCGGCAGCAGAAGCTGCCCGTCTTGCCGAGATCTGTGTCCGTGGGGATGAAGCCTAAAAAAATTCACGAAGTTGTCAACTTTGCAGACTACGTCGATACTCTCTCAGAGGATATTTCAAAGCAGACCGGCAGCGAGATATCGCATTTTGTGGACTTTGGCAGCGGTCAGAATTATCTTGGCAGGGCACTGGCCAGCGAGCCTTACAACAGGcatgtcgtcgccgtcgaaGGCAGAGATCACAACGTTACGGCGGCCAAAGTGTACGACTTGACGTCTAAGCTGGCGGTTcggccaaagatgatgagaaatAAGAAGATGTGGGTTAAAGCCCAGGAGACTCTCACTCCGGAGCAGCAAAGGGATCAGGATGCGATACGAGCCGCGGTGCAAGAGGTTGAGGGGGCGAATAATTTTGAATTCCAGCCAATGAATGTCCAAGAGGTCGAATACGTGGCTGaggaaggcaaaggaggcgtTCAATACATCTCAGGAAGACTTGACAGCGGAGATCTCGCAGAGGTTATAGAGAGCATCGAACATAAAAACACTAATGGCGAGTCCGGGAAAGACCTCAGCCTGATGGCCGTTTCTATCCACTCATGCGGCAACCTATCTCACTTTGGAATTCGATCCCTCGTCATGAACCCGGACATTCGCGCCGTTGCAATCGTCGGCTGCTGCTACAACCTCATGACGGAGAAACTAGGACCTCCAACCTACAAGCAGGCCTATCTACGCCCAAGCCTCCAGGCCCTCAACGGAAGAATCGTCCGCGAATCCGAAAAGCGAGATCCGCAGGGCTTCCCCATGAGCCAGCAGTTCTCATCCTACAAAGACAACGGCATCCGCCTCAACATTACAGCTCGCATGATGGCCTGCCAAGCACCGCAGAACTGGACCCGGATCGAGAGCGACGGCTTCTTCACACGACACTTTTTCCGCGCAGTCTTGCAGCGCATATTCCTCGACCGCGGCGTCGTGAGCCGCGTGTGGCACGACGGCAACGGCGACGGCCAGGACGACAACAAGGAAAAACAGGCGACCCCTTTCAACATGAGCACCAACCCCGTGGTCATCGGGTCGCTCCGCAAGAGCTGCTACGCGTCATTCAAGGCCTACGTGCGGGGAGCGGTGGAGAAGCTGACCACGAGCACCGAGTACAAGCAGTACGCCGCCGTGATGAACGAAAAGATGGCGGGCATCACGGACGAGGAGATTCAAGGCTACGAAGCCCTGTATCTGCCGCGTAAGAAGGAGGTCTGCGTCATCTGGTCGCTGATGGCGCTGAgcgcggcggtggtggaatCGCTCATTGTGGCGGACCGGTGGACGTTCCTAAAGGAGCACAAGGACGTTGTCAAGGATGCCTGGGTGGAGACGGTGTTTGACTATGGTGAGAGTCCACGGAATCTGGTTGTTGTTGGGATCAAGAAGTGA
- a CDS encoding uncharacterized protein (EggNog:ENOG41), with protein MNTHTQVSFLDGTYTLIHIPLEIYPTLLQPILRILLPQTQSLNFSRDSTEYELEGLTTDFQHAFLNISVTPIECSVVCHSSWAKNVFEPALNALPKHVGKSVSISEDTFMILAVTTAGLDPGGRVMELSSPLAFAGIPIFFITTYYSDFILVPTQEKLEVVLALDARGFELSGDHHSTFVNSSYAPRTSDGHLPQQPPGTPPPSNYDELQARTFDLLLKNNVKPIVEVGLELVQCSGRETSPLMNAYTTRPSMSRKNSTDYRRSWITHVDPKLYTCIVSALVSQPRFLSLTLAQDDPPSLLLDKALLPIFDDSLMGDIRGCLIPIFLDLRKLPAKSTGIVCGVAGRIAKGADASESSELSYLSTARAGTVILSQVQSIRAMCILTPLLSK; from the exons ATGAACACTCACACTCAAGTCTCGTTCCTT GACGGGACTTACACGCTGATCCACATACCTCTCGAAATATATCCGACTCTGTTGCAACCCATTCTTCGCATTCTCCTCCCTCAGACGCAGAGCCTCAATTTCTCTCGAGATTCAACAGAATATGAGCTTGAGGGTCTCACGACAGATTTCCAACACGCCTTCCTCAACATTAGCGTCACTCCCATCGAGTGCTCCGTCGTCTGCCACAGCTCATGGGCCAAAAACGTCTTCGAGCCTGCGCTCAATGCTCTCCCGAAACATGTTGGCAAAAGTGTGTCCATCTCTGAAGATACCTTTATGATCCTGGCAGTGACAACTGCCGGCTTGGATCCCGGTGGTCGTGTTATGGAGCTTAGTTCACCCCTGGCCTTTGCGGGGattcccatcttcttcatcaccacaTATTATTCCGACTTCATCCTTGTTCCTACGCAAGAAAAGCTTGAAGtcgtgctggcgctggatgcCAGAGGCTTTGAGCTCTCAGGGGACCACCACTCCACCTTTGTCAACTCGTCATACGCTCCCAGAACATCTGACGGCCATTTGCCTCAGCAGCCCCCCGGAACCCCTCCGCCTTCCAACTATGACGAACTTCAAGCACGGACCTTTGACCTCCTCCTCAAGAACAATGTTAAGCCCATTGTCGAGGTAGGCCTCGAGCTTGTCCAGTGCTCCGGCCGTGAAACCTCGCCGCTCATGAATGCTTACACTACCCGGCCGTCCATGAGCCGGAAAAACTCGACCGACTACCGTCGCTCTTGGATAACCCATGTTGATCCGAAGCTTTATACGTGCATCGTATCTGCGCTTGTTTCGCAGCCGAggtttctctctctcactcttGCGCAAGATGACCCGCCGTCGCTGTTGCTTGATAAAGCCTTGCTGCCTATCTTCGACGACTCGCTCATGGGCGACATCAGAGGCTGTTTAATACCAATCTTCCTTGATCTCAGAAAGTTGCCTGCCAAGTCTACGGGTATAGTATGTGGTGTTGCCGGGCGAATTGCCAAAGGTGCTGATGCCAGTGAGAGCTCAGAACTTTCCTATCTCTCCACTGCTCGCGCCGGCACCGTTATCTTGTCGCAGGTGCAATCGATCCGAGCAATGTGCATTTTGACTCCATTACTTTCCAAGTAA
- a CDS encoding uncharacterized protein (EggNog:ENOG41) produces MSEDLHDEVEALNSIYGEGCLIPSEDQDETPVSSSATYILQLPGDESSSLRLQFPAAYPAEPPSVLGTQHSSGGRKGAGARDLGVFREALGTVFQPGSVCLFDAVEEFSRRIEEDKEQEEDDDVEGEGQNAARGERTVDNNAGQVDFATMPPPPWTLSEVVVENKSTFVAHVARVSSPAEAKLFLQHLLWSDKRIRSATHNITAWRIRGAGGVSYNDCDDDGEDAAGGKVAALAAADGGLGCHGCGDEVVWRRQVGAEAVCVD; encoded by the coding sequence ATGTCCGAGGACCTCCACGATGAGGTAGAGGCATTAAATTCCATCTACGGCGAAGGCTGTCTAATCCCCTCTGAGGATCAAGACGAGACCCCAGTATCCTCATCAGCGACATACATCTTACAACTACCGGGCGATGAGTCTTCGTCACTGAGACTACAGTTCCCGGCGGCATATCCGGCTGAGCCCCCAAGTGTTTTAGGGACGCAGCATAGTTCCGGGGGCAGAAAGGGCGCCGGCGCGAGGGACCTGGGCGTATTCAGGGAAGCTCTAGGGACGGTCTTCCAGCCAGGCAGCGTATGTCTCTTTGACGCAGTAGAAGAGTTCTCAAGAAGGATAGAGGAGGACAaggagcaggaagaagatgacgacgttGAAGGCGAAGGCCAGAATGCAGCTCGGGGCGAAAGGACAGTCGACAACAACGCCGGCCAAGTGGATTTCGCAACCATGCCGCCCCCGCCATGGACGCTCTCCGAAGTCGTCGTGGAGAACAAATCGACCTTTGTAGCGCACGTTGCGCGGGTGTCGTCCCCCGCCGAGGCGAAGCTCTTTCTGCAGCACCTCCTCTGGTCAGACAAGCGCATACGCTCCGCGACACACAACATCACGGCGTGGCGGATCCGCGGCGCGGGCGGCGTGAGCTATAATGATTGCGACGACGATGGGGAGGATGCGGCGGGGGGGAAGGTTGCTGCacttgctgcagctgatgGAGGTTTGGGATGCCATGGTTGTGGTGACGAGGTGGTATGGCGGCGTCAAGTTGGGGCCGAGGCGGTTTGCGTTGATTAA